From Arachis stenosperma cultivar V10309 chromosome 2, arast.V10309.gnm1.PFL2, whole genome shotgun sequence, one genomic window encodes:
- the LOC130961613 gene encoding uncharacterized protein LOC130961613: MSMKKGREVGDNIFESRYGFGDFGFGRSMMMMPSVFGSRDPFDDPFFSDPFDSFFGPSNRTTMQQNPSKEKGVVIKELGSDDEEGNGDFPDQNIHRSTMEPSVEHPDDDDNEKKKSNVTYKNDHYKVEPPKSRSASFQTSRVTYGGVDGAYYTSTRTRRTGTDGAIIEERKEADTRTGEASHRISRGIHDKGHSLLRKLGSDGKLDTKQTLHNLEEDELAGFEEAWKGKNMEHGVKSGFDVHRNHSNQGSSGSEQNRNQVWAVPSWENAGRGRGFGSNHETGTDQSGRTKKVVRINIE, from the exons ATGAGTATGAAGAAGGGTAGAGAAGTTGGAGATAATATTTTTGAATCCAGATATGGGTTTGGAGATTTTGGATTCGGTAGAAGTATGATGATGATGCCAAGTGTGTTTGGAAGCAGAGATCCATTTGATGATCCTTTTTTCAGTGACCCTTTTGATAGCTTTTTTGGTCCAAGTAATAGAACCACAATGCAGCAAAACCCAAGCAAAGAAAAAGGAGTTGTCATAAAGGAATTAGGCTCAGATGATGAAGAGGGAAATGGTGATTTCCCTGATCAGAACATTCATAGATCAACCATGGAACCTTCTGTGGAGCATccagatgatgatgataatg AGAAAAAGAAGAGTAATGTAACTTACAAGAATGATCATTACAAGGTGGAACCTCCAAAATCTCGCAGTGCTTCTTTTCAGACAAGCAGAGTAACGTATGGCGGCGTGGATGGTGCATATTATACTTCAACTAGAACCAGAAGGACAGGAACGGACGGG GCGATAATTGAGGAAAGGAAAGAAGCCGACACAAGAACGGGGGAGGCTTCACATAGGATAAGCAGAGGAATCCATGATAAG GGTCATTCCCTTTTGAGGAAGCTTGGGTCGGACGGCAAGCTTGACACCAAACAGACACTGCATAATCTTGAGGAAG ATGAGCTTGCCGGCTTCGAGGAAGCTTGGAAAGGAAAAAATATGGAGCATGGTGTGAAGAGTGGATTTGATGTGCATAGAAACCACTCAAACCAGG GTTCTAGTGGTAGTGAGCAGAACAGAAACCAGGTTTGGGCAGTTCCATCTTGGGAGAATGCTGGAAGAGGGAGAGGATTTGGATCAAATCATGAAACAGGAACCGATCAAAGTGGAAGAACAAAGAAAGTAGTTAGGATCAACATTGAATGA